Within the Arthrobacter sp. V1I7 genome, the region GCCCCGCGCTGCCGTGCCGCACCGGGAGCAGCAGCGGTGAGCGGTTCCGGGTTCCTGTTCGCAAACTATGTGCCCGGCGGCTCCGTGGTCCACCGGGCGCCGCTGTGGCTGAAATTTGTCCTGGTCCTCGGCTGCGGCATGGCGTCCTTCCTGGTCGCGGACTGGACGGTGGCGGCCGGCATGCTGGCGCTGATGTGCGGATTGTTTCTGCTCAGCGGGGCGGGGCCGGCACGCCTGCTGCGCGCGGTCCGGCCGGTGCTGCCGGTGCTCGCCGTGATCGGCCTCTTCCAGTGGTGGCAGCTGGGCGGCCCTACCGCCGCCCGGATTGTGCTGAATGTGCTGATCTGCATCGTGGCGGCGTCTATCCTGACGGCGACGAC harbors:
- a CDS encoding energy-coupling factor transporter transmembrane protein EcfT, producing the protein MSGSGFLFANYVPGGSVVHRAPLWLKFVLVLGCGMASFLVADWTVAAGMLALMCGLFLLSGAGPARLLRAVRPVLPVLAVIGLFQWWQLGGPTAARIVLNVLICIVAASILTATTPVQALLDGVASLARPFRRLGADPERFALTIAIMLRSIPFIAGAYSDVRDSARARGLERNPRALVLPVFITTVAFARQTGEALAARGLGEAEDPEA